gtttatataatatccatcttgtattagatcccgatatatttttattagggaacatgcaatcattaatcgatttaggtttagaggattatcagatttcatttatttatttagctttagttgtggctaagaaatgtatagcacttacttggaaagatagaaatatactaactttagataagtggtatttggaaatgaaattttgtttgactatggaaaggatatctttttcaattcaggataagatgtctttttataagttaaagtggactccgtttgctaattatatgcatttaagtttgatttaaatatatgtttaagtgtgatattttagtattgacattttttttgttgttagaatttttttaggttaagttttatctcttttttgtaagtgggtattttttttcatatataatattgtcaattttattaactcttcactctttattttggggggagggttggactaattttaagttagactattaatattgtattacaatgaatgggggggggttattttgtgtagttttctgatgtaatattgtaatcatacctttttaaattttttttctatttttctttaaatgtaattctttattgtattcatgttataaaaatttttaataaagtctttaaaaaaacatgcaattagtttcaagataattatggagaaggataggtctggcccttgggttgagattctaaactggagaaatgcCAATTTTGCctaatcagtgggactaggcagaaaaatagttccgcacagactagaaggtccaagagcctctgtgctgtaatgttctttggttctaatGCTGTCATATCAATCGCTCCATCAGTAACAAGACGATCTATATGATAGTTCTTAGTTAATGAAATATATTTACCAGGTATATTTCAGCTTTTAAAAGATCTGTGTGCTATTCTCATATCTTTTTCCCAAATAAATGTGCAATATTTAACTcaataaaaaaaacaggaagacaGTGTCATtcaaaagatttaaaatggatagACAGAGTACTTCAATATATTTTGGAGACCAATACTAAGGTGCGATTCCATCAATTTTACATTCTACCTTTGTTATATTTCAGGTTGTTACCATTGCTGTTTACAGTTTCTTTCTAGCATGTCTGATTGGGCGGCAGTTTCTTGATCCAAGTCAAGGTTACCCAGGACATGAGCTTGACCTTTACGTCCCTGCATTCACCCTACTGCAGTTTTTCTTTTATGCGGGCTGGCTTAAGGTAATAGCTACAATTTGATGtattttaagaacataagaaataggagtaggtgTTAGACATCCGGCTTGTTGAGGCTGCTCCATCAtttaatgtgatcatggctgatctgatgataaacttatctccacctacctgccttttcatcatatcccttaattcccttactatgtaaaaatctatccaaccttgtcttaaatatatttactgaggctgCCTCCACTTCTGTAATAGGCAGTGAATTTCCGATTCCTCCTCgtctccatcctaaatttactgccctgaatcttgaggttatgtcccctaaTGTGGTCTCccttaccaatggaaacaacctttcataattttatatgtttctataagatctcccccattcttctaaattctattgagtacagtcccagatggctcaatctttcctcaaagGCTAGCCccttcatctccagaatcaacctcctttgcactgcctccaaagctaaTACACCTTCCTCACGTAACACCAGAACTGcaagcagtactccagatgcagtctcaccatcaccttgtaaagttgcaacataacctccctgctcttaaattcaatccctgctcttaaattcaatccctctagcaatgaagttCAACATTCCGTTTGCTTTCTTGaaagcctgctgcacctgcaaaccaaccttttgcaattcatgcacaagaatGCCCAAGTCCTTCTTCACAACAGCACGCTgtaattgcttgccatttaaataatattctgagcATGCCACGTGCTTAACCTTGGGAAGATATATGAGACCATCAGAAAGTGAGATCTAAACAATGTGGACAAATACCAGGATCTGGTTGTGGCGGAACTGTCAGAGACAATTAACTGTCAGAGAACTGTCTGCTTCAACTTCCTGTTGAGGGGAAGAAGTGTGTGCAAGACTACAAGAATAGATCATGGGAATGACAGGACAATTGGCCCAGGTGTATCCATGCTAGTTAGTATTAAAATCATCCAAAGTTCAGTCTCCAAATTTTTGATCAATGATCTCTAGAGATGTTGGCTAAGTCACAATTAGTTGAACTATCATTCAGAAAAAGCCTGTTGTGATCTGCTTCTTAGGTTCATGCAATAAGTCTGCCCACAGGTGAAGTTCAATCCTTTCgaaagtcatacagcatggtacaggtcTTTAGCCCACCAAGTTCAAATGACCATCAAGCATCCATCCacaataatcccattttattctcccaaaATTCTCATTAGCTTCTCCCATAATCTGCAATTTAATTACATACCAGGGACAATTTACATCTTTGGGATATTGGAGGAAACTCCTACAGCCTGGAGaaaacatgcaaattccacacgAACAGCAGGATGGGGCCTGGGTCACCAGAGCTGAGGCTATGGCTCTAATACCTGTGCCACTATCTTCATGAGGAGAAAGGTATTGAAATTGTGGGCACtcaaccaaaggaagtagggaaAAATAATTAGCTCCCATTTACACCATTAACATTATTGTGAAATTTTAAACAGGTTGCTGAACAATTAATTAACCCTTTTGGCGAGGATGATGATGACTTTGAGGCAAACTGGCTCATTGACAGAAATTTCCAGGTGAGCAATACATTTTCAGACAATCTTTCCCAGAGATCAcatttccacattcactctctacCACCTCCACTGAAAGTTTACACAACTGCCAGAGGAAAATTAATTTTTAGAAAATTTATCATTGAAAGGATTCATTCCGTGAGTCATGAACAgtaaaataatgatttttttttcttctcttgtaATGAATACAGCATCACATAAGTTTAATgggataaaatcatttaaaatcatGAGATCAGACAAGGTATAAACTGTTGAGCCCAGTTCATGATccaaataaatgaaaatgaagaaTATTGTCTATCTGGTCGATTGGACTCTATCACCTCCTTTAGGCTGTGTGAATAAGAATCCAGGAACAGGGTAAATCTGATAGTCTATAATTTCCATTACACATTAATATCaaattctccggtttctgctaacccagcccctgttctccctctctgatCTATCtcttcttctttcctccagctctccacccccttctctctctccattcatagagccattcTCCTTCTCTGCTTGCTGTTGTGCCCtgcctcccttattcacctattaccacTTGCCTGTGGGCATGTGCCTCCTCCTGACTGCtccccccaactctttattcatGCACCTGTCaagattttgctcataccttgatgaaagacttaaggctgaaacattggttatttatcctTGCCTTGCTacgttgtttttacttcagtcactggGTCtgtagactttggtgttttactccaCTCTATATTAAATCACAAATAAACCATAGCCTTGCTAACAACTCTATGCAATTCATAATTACTAAATAATATGAAGCTTCCGTTTATTTAGCCACATATGGGAAATGAATTGTATGAAAGCAAGAATTTTACACATTTAGAAGTGTGGCATTAATGGTTTTTTTCTAGAAAGATTGGGTATTCACATCTCCATATTTCTTTACAGGTTTCTCTATTGGCAGTTGATGAGATGCATCAGAACTTACCAGCTCTTGAAAAAGACAAATATTGGAACGATAATGACCCTAAACCTCCATACACGGCCGCAACAACTGAACACCGGAAACCTTCCTTTCTTGGCTCCACTTTTGACATCAGGTTAAGTAAACATTtagctttttaattttaaaaaatgtaatgaacTGGAAAAGTAATtgctttggttttggtgaccttTCAAACAATCCAATGTATTTCTTTGATACTATGCAtgtattttcttaaaataaaTTCTTCCACATTCCTCAATTAAAAACAAGCATATTCTTTGGACTAAATGTGGCATTTGGAAAAGTTTCATATTACATTCATATTCTTTATAAGATGGAAGGCAGCTATTTGACTCATCAAGCAAACCTACCACTTCCATTCCCACCCTTATCCCTTCAACCTATTCTCACCACCAACTCTCTCTGGATCTTCCTACCCCTCATCTACACCAGAGGCAAATTATTTTTGCCATTTAAACGACCAACCAGCAGGTCTCTGGGATGGTTAGAAAACTTGTGTGGTTATAGAGAGAAAgtaaaaactgcacacagtaccaaGGTTCAGGATCAAACATTGGTTGCTGGAGTTTTGCGGCAGGAGCACTAACTGCTACCCAGGTACAAAATGCAAGTTACAACCTATTTATGTGCGAATTAATCCTGCTTGCTGAAAACATGTGTTTAATTCCCTTACAGCATGCTGAAAGAGGAGATGGAATTCCAGCCCCTGCAGCAAATCAATGAGAATGAAGAAGTAAACCATGCCACTCCACTTCTGAGTAACTTAGGCCGATTGCTGGGAGTTCAGGCAACAAACTTTCAAAATATTTCCAGATCTACACCTCGAATCAATCTAACAAGGAAAAGGAATGGCACGTTCTTACCTGCTTCAATGTTTAGTTTTTTGAGTTCGGAATCAACACCTAATGGGTTTAACAAGTCAGGATCTCTTCCTCCGAACAGACCTTTTGGAAGAATTCACCGTGCCTCTTCCTCCTCTCGTTCACCCTTAGGATCTACTCAAGGCTGCATTGCATTGGATAGTGAGGCAGGGGATTATGACAGCTTCATATCCTCCTCACTTGATGACAGGCCTGGCTATTATAGTGCTCCTCAAACACCTATACAATCCATACCCATGACGTTTCCACTCAAATGGATTCCTTTACAGAAGCCCTCCAAGTTGGCCAATGTTTCTGCCTTGTCTACTGGAAACCAAGGGAGTAACAGCAGTATGCTGGCCTTGAAAGCTGATGAGTTGGACAAGCAGAACAGCATTAAGGAAAGCAATTTTATTTGTATTAATGAACCATCTGAGAAGATAATAAAAGTGGACAGTAGTCCAAGTGTAGCTGAAGTTGAAGGTGCTATAAGcaatcactgtttaaacagtaaaGAAGCAGTTTTGGAATCTTCCTGCAACTTCATTGCTGGTAGCAGCAACAGTCtactattgattcctgaaaattCACACTTTCTCTTCTCCGATAGCTCTTCAGATACAAATGATCCCAACAATATTAATCAAACACTTAACAGTTTCCAGGAACATAAGCCTCCAAGACAGACTATTGAGTCTCTTGGATATACCAACAACCCAGACCTTTCAAATCATCTACACAATAGTCCAGGACAAGAAACAACTATTTCCGCCTTTTCCTTCACACCAGTGTCTTCCCCAATGCCGGGAAGGTCGAAGTTAATAGTAAGTCAGAGTGGAAGTGTGCCTGGCATTGATTATAAGGCAAGAAATGCTTCCTCCCGAGAGTTTTCTGAAACAGGGGCCTCTTCTAAGTACCCTAATCTATCAACTCAATCTATGGCTATTCCTAAATGTACTAGTGATATCAGTACAAAACCATTTCTGAAAAATATTACTCTGGCTCCAAATGATTCAAGCCTCTCCGTCAAAGATGCGGGCTTAGTCAACTTCATGGATATGATCATTGAAACTGCAGGAAGTATCCCTCAGAATGGAAAGCAGGATAACACAGAATCAAATAATTAAGGCAAAGTATCAGACTGGTTGTGCCATTTTATTTGGTTGAAAACAAACACCTCCATATCCTTATAGTGAAGCTAAATTTTAAACATCCTTTCTAAAGAAGTACAATCATTCTGTGAGTTAGCACAATGTAGCCTCTTGTTGCTACACAGTTTATTTCTAGAAACAGAGAAATTGCAGAAATTTCATGAACTCTGCATCCCAATAGAAatgagtagtgcaaaaaaatcttgTACCAGGTTTTCACTTTTGAAGAATTTCAGCATGTAGAATAAAAACACTCACATTTATGACCCAATAAAATAGGACATTCAGATCAAAACTTGCCCTCAGTTGGCAGATCCATGCAATTACATAGCACGATGATTGATACAGAAGCATATAACTGTTATACCAATAAATAAAGCTGTTTGTCCAGGTGGAAATTACAAATTATTCTATGATAATATAGAGAATTCCTTATCTTAGTTCTCATCTGTGATTTGCCTCTCCCTTGAAAGTGAATTattatgaatttaaattttgatatAACTGAGTACCTTTCAAAATCTCCATCAGCAAAAAACTTTTGATGGGCACAAATTTCATCAAATTCATGCCATTTTTCTTTTCTAAAAATATAAATTCAAAATTTTTTGACATATACTGAATTGATGGTTAAAATTTAGGATACAGAAATGGATTCTAGATCGAAAATTTTACAAGcaatattttttatataattaACTCAGTAATGTTGTTATGAGTTAAGCTATGCAAaatcaagaagacaaatgaaATTATTAACATTATGAATAAAGTAGGTCCATTTTTAAAGTCAAAAACAGTGAAGAgtgatatatttaaatttaaaactaataTGAAGCTACTACTTCAAATTATAGTAGTCTCCAGCATTTAGTTTAATGCAAGGATATAAAATAACCTTTCCGAGACAATTACAActgaaaagtcaatttgcaaatacagtagaatccctattatctggaattcaatcagcctgaaattcaagcaactggcaaaacaaaaacaaataaaggaaataaataaatgaataaatcgAATTAGTAAAGATTTGGTCGATGGACCCTGCGGAGAAGTGCTGAGACTTTATTAAACACATGCATGTATGCCCCATTGAACTAGCAGTGCCCCTTAATGTGTGTACATTCTTTTCTCTGTCgccacttgtgtggaggtgagctggggttgtcagtgtgaggaagatgcactgagggcctgaccgggacatttGCATGGATGTGAGCCGGGTTGTCAGTGTGTGAAAGGGGTGCCGAGGACCTGACCAGGACAAAAGTGTGGAGGTGAGTTTGGTTATCAGCGCAGGAAAGGTGGTACAGTGCACTTGGGGGCTGACAGGGACTCTTGAGTCAGAGCCAGTGGGATGGGGATAGGatatggagggggaaaggaaagaTGGCAGCGGTATTGAGACTTTgcagtcaaagttcaaattttagACCCTGAATTTAAGACAACCTCTGATATTGATGCAGCATTCTTAAGTTTCGGGATCTTCCTATATGCTGGCATATACGGTAGGTGAAAAAGATGCAAGTTTAACATTGccgggggttaattatgatggcagcacagttcacgtagtggttagtgcaacactgttacagcaccagagactgggatttgaatttaaattttgtaagttacagaaattacctgattaaaatgaactttacataattaaagactacaatactaatttttattcaaattacattttgcactgtttttagtcttttaaatggtgtatttttaATGGAGGTGTATTATTTAGgtattggaagagtgagtctcagtcaactgtAAAATTTGCTTTGAACATTTATTGCATCATTACAACTAAGCCAGACTGATATAGACGACCTGAACATAACTATCAATTAAGTACTATATTTATCCACTGGCTTCTTCTCTTCTGAAATTTGTCAGGTCTGCTTCCAATGACACTAGCAACCCTCCagagtggcagtgctgccacagATGTGGACCCAAGAGAGCAGTCAATGGAGACACAGGGTCCAACTGTCTAGTCCTGATGCCGgaagctccgtacaggctttgaaGGGCCTGTTAAAAGAGCAGACTGGGCTTTTTTCTAATCCTACAACCACAGAGATGTGTGCCTAAGATGGCGGTGCCAGtgctcggcagcagccacaaggggttgcagactctgggggagcagtggactccTCTGGTTGCAAATGGATcaaacaggggtctgtgcagTTACAGAGGTTCTGGgattgctggaggcaaatccacggacactcatgtctctgaaggggctctcttttgcttctcttactctTACAGTAAGGGTattgggcaacactaatggcaactctttgccttacagcaggaaaaaaggaaatttcatgtaataatacatttgctgtattattacatgacaataacggAATCTTGATCTCTTTAGTGGTGTGTTGTTCGTAAATTGAGCATTCAAAGGACAATTGAGATTTTGAATCAAGAATCTAAAACATTTAACATCATGGGGCATTTTAGTCAGAATGGGCAAGATGGGCctttttctatgctgtatgactgCATCAGTACTCCAAATGCTAAATGCTAAATACATAATTTTAAGTAAGCCATACACACTTTAAAGTTGCAATACTTTACATTTGTGCTAAGTCTGTTGTCCTCAATGACGATACTACAAATAATCTAAGGAGGTTAAAAAAATTACCTACTAGATCATTTCTGAGTGATTTGGGATTGGAAAGTCCAATGAATTAACACTTAAAATGAAAGGATCaagggaaaaagaaaataaaactgaagaaaattaaataaaaaatggtGAAATATCTCAATAGTGAATGATTAAAAGATAACCAATATTAGCAGGTGGCAAAATTAGAGAAATAGCTGCAAAAATGAACTATTTATAGGCTAATTTAGCAAAGTGTTTAGACCAGTAATCCATAGAAGTGTCAGGTGACAAAGAAATTTAGAGGCAGAAATAAAACAGATTGACATCTGCAGACAACATATAAATTCACATGGCTAAATAGAAAAAATACAAAGAGCCTCCATTATGTGTCAAACCCAAGATCATTATAAAATCAGTACCTTCAGGAAAATAGGGAAGAAATTTGATGAAAAGAGAACAGCTAATAACATGAGCAACATTTTTGCTGTCCAAATTCTCTTCTGGTCCAACTATCACATTCATTCAGGACCGCCCTAACTTCATGATAGGAGATAGGCAACTGCTGAACAGAAAAAGATACTGTCAGAGAAGCAATTCTCAGAAAGAAAATGGATACTGGGAAGGGTCAGGAAGGGTTAGATCAGGAGACTGTATCAAAAATTCATTATTTTGGCTTCAAAAGATAAATCAACAGTGTATTGCTAATCAGTGGTTGCACACCAATCATGTAAGCTGCTGCCAAGGTCAAACTGCAGCACATTATGCATGCCTCAATATGTTATTGAAAACAATGCCCCTTAGTCACTCAGTGGCAGAAAAACAAATTAGCGGAATTTATGCACAAAACTCACCAGGAGACCTTCACAAGATTAGCATAAAACAGGTGAAAACATGATGAACAAGGTCTCCACAGAACTGCACCATCTAACAACACAATTATAATAAGTAAAAATCTAAAAACTGAAGATGCTGGGTCAAAAATTATGAAGGTTCTTAAAATGGTTTCCTTTTCcagagatgttgcctgacctattGCAACAcactggaggtactcagcagatTAGGTAGCattcatggaaggcaatagatagtcAAAATTTCAAGTTAACATATCCTTTCATTAGGATGGTgactctgtggaattcattgccacaaatgGCAGTGGAAGCTATGTTACTGCAtacagatcagtggttttcaaactgcccccaaaactcatattccctatgccataggtgctctgtgattagtaagggattgtttaaggtggtataggggtgaaaagaaaaagtttgaaaaccagtgctttaatcgtacctaattgatttgttatgtgcacggttccataactccaaaggaaatgggccaatgacaatttttctcaagcaaaatatttcagtaacaattgggtctagagcagcaattctcaaccttcccttccaactttcattccaccttaaggaatcccttacagagcacttacggcttagggattgtttaaggtggaatgcgagtttagGGGCAGCTTGAAAACCAATGGTATAGATAAAATGGTGGTTGAAACATTCTTGTTTATTAAAGGTGTCAACGGTTACAGGGAgtaggcaggagaatgggatagagagggaaaaataaatcagccatgattgaatggcagagcactcaatgggccaaatgacctcattctactcctatatcttatggtctaaaaTCAGCATAGCCAATTCCACCTGTATGCTAAATTGCTTCAGACTATCCTATCTCCTGTTGAGAACTTGTACTAAGAAACAATGAGTCTGATTTCAAGACTTGTTTGAGTTATGTACGTCAATACACATAATTTGTCAAGATTTGTTTGTCATAAAGGCACTACTAACCTGACACATccaccaataagagaaagagaagcaaaagggaatcaCTTCAGAGACACAAGTGTCTGTAAATTCACCTCCTGTGCTCCTGCAACCTCAACAGGTGCACAGCCTCCTATTCATTCCAGTGGTGAACCTGAGCTCAGTTCCGAATCTCTGATATAATTCAGGAAGCTGCTAACTCccagggccctttgggagcccacCTGACCATTGACACCCACACAAATCAAGATCCCAATCCccaagccagtcttcagcagcttgtACTTTGTGGCCTCCAAGCCCCTCGATGGTCATATTCCCTGTAGGGTCTTTCTCAGGCTTCTTCTTCTCAACGGGAGCAGCTTTCTCCCACTCTGGTCAGCCAATCCCTGTGAGCTCTCAACCATTATGCTCTGTGGTCAATATCtcttatgagggaaggttagcagagcttgggcttttatctttggagcgaagaaggatgagagatgacaatagaggtcttcaagattataGGAGGCATAGATAAGTCaggcagtcagcacctttttgtCAGGGTGAAAgtagcaaaaaccagaggacatttgtacaaagggaaggtttagaggagagaatttttttttaaaccgagAGTAGGGACTGACTAGAATCCATTGCTAAGGGTGGTAGTGGAAGCTAAaagaataggggcatttaagagactcttagacaggcacatgaatgaaagaaaaatagagagttatgaggtacattggatcagcacaacatccagggacaaagggcctgtgctATATTATTTTGGGAGAAAAAGTTAAGAGAGAACAGGTATGCCTGGAAGCGCGGTTCTAGGCCCAAGGGGAGGCGGGACGACGATGCCCCGCACTCAGTGCGTGTCCGTGACCCCAGACTCTGGTGGGAAATTGCGATTACCTGTCCTTTCGGCCTATTGGCTTCATCTTTCTCTGCCATTGTTCCGGAGGGGGATGAATCCAGGGCATCTTTGGAATTCGCCTTATATTTAGGATATTTGTTGGTCAAAGTTGTGTGCCCCTTATGATCAGACCGTCTCTGGCTTAGCACCTCGGGAACCTCATAATTTAATGCACAGCCTTTATTTATTTACAGAGCCAGATGGGAGGGGGCAGGGGCGGGGGTTTCGCGATGAAGTAAACATACCGTTTACTGTGTGGCATTAAGCTGCTTTTATTTCTGTTCTGGAACATTCTTCTCTGGCGAAACCGACCACCGTGCGACATGCTTACTCCGTTTACAGGCACCCTCTGGCATCCACCCAAGGACAGGGCAATTGTGGAGCAGAACATTGTGCAGGATGTCTTGTTTCCCAATCCCATTCTATAGGTTTGGAGGTGTCTGGTGATGACAATGTTGGACCTGCAGACTGAGCCACAGTTAGCAAGAGGTTTGAAGTTCAAGGTGCAGTGCAAGACAACTTGGTGCAACATATAAAACGCTGCAACAACTGAGCAGGTCAGGGTGTATTCATTGAAGGCAATAGTAGACAGACACAGTTCGTCCCCAGCAGCAGGGTgactctctgatttatgggctgttctCAGGGACGCACACAGAGCcaaacatccagaactgctgaagatcatcaacttggtgaaataCACTCTTTGGTTTGGTCTTTCGGCACATAGAGATGTCCGTGAGGAAATGCTGCCCACTGGCATGTTCCAGGCTTCAGTGCGTGCTAAGgaacgcactgaggcttggcgtaGCCAGTAAAAGGCCATTGTGGGGAAGAACCACAGTCTTGAGGCCTTCCATCACCAGGCATTGAAGCACTGAGACTGagaggaagcccctcaaacaaaagagggggagtaACGATAAGgagccacagtggtggcaatgctgctaaatggaaaattaatgtaacaatgtacagtgatgaaaATGCATGGATTTGACACTAAGGGTGcaaagagactttgaacagttttgttTTTGTAAAAGTTTATTGTGAAtggtctatttttggttaaaaaaaagatactcAATGTTCCTGAAGGTTTCTGCCCAAAACAGACTATTATTGCCGGccattgcctgacctgctgagttcccccagcattctGTGTGTTGCTTCATTCTTTGTATGGCCATCCCACAAATGAAGTCAAGGTTCTTAATcaatgaggttaaaaaaaaattcaagaaatcAGAACCAGAAGATATCAGTTAGCAGGTCACCTATGAgtggagagaaacagttaatgtttcaagtcaaggACTCTTCAGGTATTGCCTGATCATAACTGCTTTTGGTATTTTTGAACTTTTTGTTCAGTTTTCAGCAGTTACACAGCCAGGGATTCACAGAGATCTCTGGAAATGTTGCATTTTTCAAATTTTGAGATCTATGAATCCTTTCCATTGTCTACAGAGCTATTCTTGTCATGTTGGAACATGGAGAAGTAGATATAAAGATGATTTTTATCTTTGGCTGAGTGTACAAAATaggtattgttacaagatcaaaccagtaaccaaaaagaaggcatatcacacaggggttaagatgaacaattattttaaattttaattcaaaatcccccccccccccccttttataacaatgcccactggttactatgcaaatttctataacagtgtaaaactaataaattccccagcctaaatataacatatgtaattaaagtcgaagttatatttccaaccagcccacggAAAAACTTAAGATACAAAACAAACAAgtctcacaaaacttcgatctcaaccaaagcaaaggtcataaacaaaattcagtttgtttggtaaactgaagccaaaagatctttgaaagagagagagagcacaaaattcgaagtggtcttgtgttgcttgcagagagagaaaccaCTGGCTTGgcctggatccttctggctgccttcgaaaTGTTCatgctttttgaaatcccaacattctaaactgtcctccagaccatgactcatgctctgggtcttcttccactccacagcaccacccagtggtggctTATCGtccaaatccagaaatttttagataattttctgcacatgctcagtctgtctcacactctctcagcggtccaccttcaccttggatccctaaggcaaactgtcactttttaacataaaaccacacaacacataggccaatacacaacacagaactctgtaacaccattGAAGCCCAGAAGCAACTAAAAGTAGATACCGAATAGTGGACAAAAGAT
The Narcine bancroftii isolate sNarBan1 chromosome 1, sNarBan1.hap1, whole genome shotgun sequence genome window above contains:
- the LOC138751528 gene encoding bestrophin-4-like isoform X1, whose translation is MTVTYTSRVANARLCGFSKLLLQWKGSIYKLLYKEFLIFILLYLILSCIYRFMLKEGQKRFFEKLAINCNNYADLIPMSFVLGFYVSLVVSRWWNQYQSMPWLDRLMCTVSCHVQGTDEYGRMLRRTLMRYANLASVLTFRSVSTAVYKRFPTMKHMMEAGFMTPDEHKKFESLNSSHNKFWVPCVWFVNLAVKARKEDRISDYVSLAHIFREVNNLRSQCEKLYSYDWISVPLVYTQVVTIAVYSFFLACLIGRQFLDPSQGYPGHELDLYVPAFTLLQFFFYAGWLKVAEQLINPFGEDDDDFEANWLIDRNFQVSLLAVDEMHQNLPALEKDKYWNDNDPKPPYTAATTEHRKPSFLGSTFDISMLKEEMEFQPLQQINENEEVNHATPLLSNLGRLLGVQATNFQNISRSTPRINLTRKRNGTFLPASMFSFLSSESTPNGFNKSGSLPPNRPFGRIHRASSSSRSPLGSTQGCIALDSEAGDYDSFISSSLDDRPGYYSAPQTPIQSIPMTFPLKWIPLQKPSKLANVSALSTGNQGSNSSMLALKADELDKQNSIKESNFICINEPSEKIIKVDSSPSVAEVEGAISNHCLNSKEAVLESSCNFIAGSSNSLLLIPENSHFLFSDSSSDTNDPNNINQTLNSFQEHKPPRQTIESLGYTNNPDLSNHLHNSPGQETTISAFSFTPVSSPMPGRSKLIVSQSGSVPGIDYKARNASSREFSETGASSKYPNLSTQSMAIPKCTSDISTKPFLKNITLAPNDSSLSVKDAGLVNFMDMIIETAGSIPQNGKQDNTESNN
- the LOC138751528 gene encoding bestrophin-1-like isoform X2, translating into MTVTYTSRVANARLCGFSKLLLQWKGSIYKLLYKEFLIFILLYLILSCIYRFMLKEGQKRFFEKLAINCNNYADLIPMSFVLGFMTPDEHKKFESLNSSHNKFWVPCVWFVNLAVKARKEDRISDYVSLAHIFREVNNLRSQCEKLYSYDWISVPLVYTQVVTIAVYSFFLACLIGRQFLDPSQGYPGHELDLYVPAFTLLQFFFYAGWLKVAEQLINPFGEDDDDFEANWLIDRNFQVSLLAVDEMHQNLPALEKDKYWNDNDPKPPYTAATTEHRKPSFLGSTFDISMLKEEMEFQPLQQINENEEVNHATPLLSNLGRLLGVQATNFQNISRSTPRINLTRKRNGTFLPASMFSFLSSESTPNGFNKSGSLPPNRPFGRIHRASSSSRSPLGSTQGCIALDSEAGDYDSFISSSLDDRPGYYSAPQTPIQSIPMTFPLKWIPLQKPSKLANVSALSTGNQGSNSSMLALKADELDKQNSIKESNFICINEPSEKIIKVDSSPSVAEVEGAISNHCLNSKEAVLESSCNFIAGSSNSLLLIPENSHFLFSDSSSDTNDPNNINQTLNSFQEHKPPRQTIESLGYTNNPDLSNHLHNSPGQETTISAFSFTPVSSPMPGRSKLIVSQSGSVPGIDYKARNASSREFSETGASSKYPNLSTQSMAIPKCTSDISTKPFLKNITLAPNDSSLSVKDAGLVNFMDMIIETAGSIPQNGKQDNTESNN